In one window of Pseudoalteromonas sp. GCY DNA:
- a CDS encoding GNAT family N-acetyltransferase, whose translation MTIATGERIFLRKATLNDAGFLLRLLNQKSFIDNIRDKGIQTQQQAEEHIEQAYLIPYQIGKPAAYIVVEASSNTSIGLCGLYQRPFFNIPDLGYALLDEFTGKGYAAEAVRLLMEYAKLEQSYTKLGAITLESNRNSINLLSKVGFSRIGKIIIDNDLTPVVVFECQL comes from the coding sequence ATGACGATAGCGACGGGAGAACGGATCTTTTTAAGGAAAGCAACTTTAAATGATGCCGGCTTCTTACTCAGGCTTTTGAATCAAAAAAGCTTTATCGATAACATCCGCGATAAAGGCATACAAACGCAACAACAAGCTGAGGAGCATATCGAGCAAGCTTACCTTATTCCCTATCAAATTGGTAAGCCAGCAGCTTACATTGTTGTAGAAGCAAGCAGCAATACTAGTATTGGGTTGTGTGGCTTATATCAAAGGCCTTTTTTTAATATTCCAGACTTAGGTTATGCGCTTTTAGATGAGTTTACCGGAAAAGGCTATGCGGCTGAGGCTGTTAGGTTACTTATGGAATATGCTAAATTAGAACAAAGCTACACCAAGTTAGGTGCTATTACATTAGAAAGTAACCGTAACAGCATTAACCTACTTAGCAAAGTGGGATTTAGTCGTATTGGTAAAATAATAATTGATAATGACTTAACACCTGTAGTGGTGTTTGAGTGCCAACTATAA
- a CDS encoding PqiC family protein, whose protein sequence is MKTGLATFLLLFCLTGCITNPSQPVSYYQLEAKSVADEKLVELNHVLLVDKVQLIELFDQQALVQYQPENKVNIANFHFWAQPPSDMLTWNLVNALNATNKTTAIKSDKVYRNTQEHQRLVVEINEFAGHFEKGAVMSGTWYLYQYKEGSYQLTQVQPFQFETTLEQDGFSALVSAHQKNFNQLTAQISLHL, encoded by the coding sequence ATGAAGACTGGCTTAGCGACATTTTTGCTTTTATTTTGTTTAACGGGCTGTATAACGAATCCATCGCAGCCGGTTAGTTATTATCAGTTAGAAGCAAAGAGTGTCGCTGACGAAAAGCTAGTTGAGCTCAATCACGTTCTCTTGGTTGATAAAGTGCAGTTGATTGAATTGTTTGATCAGCAAGCTTTAGTGCAATATCAACCAGAGAACAAAGTAAATATCGCTAATTTTCATTTTTGGGCTCAGCCACCTTCCGATATGCTGACTTGGAATTTAGTAAACGCGTTAAATGCAACCAATAAAACCACTGCAATTAAAAGCGATAAGGTTTATCGCAACACGCAAGAACATCAACGCCTCGTTGTAGAAATTAACGAGTTTGCAGGGCACTTTGAAAAAGGCGCTGTGATGAGTGGGACTTGGTATCTTTACCAATACAAAGAAGGGAGCTATCAACTAACTCAAGTGCAACCATTCCAATTTGAAACAACGCTTGAGCAGGATGGCTTTAGTGCTCTTGTATCTGCACATCAAAAAAACTTTAACCAACTAACTGCACAAATAAGTCTGCATTTATAG
- a CDS encoding insulinase family protein produces the protein MKKLFAISTLTLAVLTGCGTTSSLNYSDTTENLLSEQLVVSPNDDRQYQTLTLENGIEVILVSDPSVSKSAAALSVGVGLLHDPMSQQGMAHYLEHMLFLGTEKYPDSKGYSEFMTKNGGAHNAYTWLDITNYMFKVNNDAYDEALDRFSDFFKSPKLYPEYTEKEKNAVNAEWSMRREMDFFGQFKLARNMMGEHPANRFLIGNLETLGDKEGSKLHQETVAFYDKYYSANIMKLAMISNEPIEQMVAKAKKHFTTIKNKNIEKPEVKQSLNFDNVGQKLVHYKPNEDVKTLQLDFTIKNNSSAFAVKPNYFITYLLSNEMAGSPAQVLKDKGLISSLSAFATPNSYGNYGTLQIDIQLTDEGLKQRELITGTVLDYIDMIRDKGVDSRYFKEIQTSLNNQFRFLEKGDEFGYVSNLADSMQHYPMNHAINASYYYAQFDADAVKAVLKQLTPEQMRVWYISKGEPTDAKLHFYDGEYQIVDLKRSDFDKWKEEANFDLALPSVNTLLPENFALKTSADDAKKGVQKVIDADGVTVWHAASERFYQQPKGSLKIYVNNPSALKDIKTEVALSIWADLYRLDKAKLMTEASIAGMHLGLTPANGIMLDISGFTDKQALLIKDALSGVRIETNKRSFDQAIDRYVRGIKNQEKEFPFRQAFGVYQKLIRSGSYDDSALISAAKSLTLADLDKVQDQILTNNQVRVFAYGNYDKADLQTVKETLDNALPKRQKVTEYARAKYWQPEQKQTLVWQQDIDVADVAVIDFAVHPIKGYAQKAAAMVLQGHLRTAAFERLRTEEQLAYAVGATSVAIDEYSALGFYIQTPVKDAKSMQARFDAYKDEYAKDLAALDGATFEQLKNAVLVSLTEEPKNLSEELQPLIGDWFKENMAFDSEAKLIAAVKAVTLEDIKAYYQQTVMNTDAARLNIQLRGAKFQAEPFADLPKQTKLDSVEQMYKNVKFQQ, from the coding sequence ATGAAAAAGCTATTCGCAATTAGCACACTTACCTTAGCAGTTTTGACTGGATGTGGTACAACTTCTTCACTCAATTATTCAGACACGACTGAGAATCTTCTTTCAGAGCAACTGGTTGTAAGTCCTAATGATGATAGACAATATCAAACGTTAACCTTGGAAAATGGCATTGAAGTCATTTTGGTATCAGATCCTTCTGTATCGAAATCAGCGGCAGCGCTGAGTGTTGGCGTTGGTCTACTACACGATCCTATGTCTCAGCAGGGGATGGCGCACTATCTTGAGCATATGTTATTCCTTGGTACAGAAAAGTATCCAGATAGCAAAGGTTATTCTGAGTTCATGACCAAAAACGGTGGAGCACACAATGCTTACACTTGGCTGGATATTACTAATTATATGTTCAAAGTGAACAACGATGCCTATGACGAGGCGTTAGACAGATTCTCTGATTTCTTTAAATCTCCAAAGCTTTACCCTGAGTACACAGAAAAAGAAAAAAACGCAGTAAACGCAGAGTGGTCTATGCGTCGTGAAATGGACTTTTTTGGTCAATTTAAACTTGCACGAAACATGATGGGAGAACATCCAGCTAACCGCTTTCTTATTGGTAACTTAGAAACGTTAGGTGATAAAGAAGGTAGCAAACTACATCAAGAGACCGTTGCTTTTTATGATAAGTACTACTCTGCGAATATCATGAAGTTAGCCATGATTTCTAACGAGCCGATTGAGCAGATGGTGGCAAAAGCGAAAAAGCACTTCACGACAATTAAGAATAAAAACATCGAGAAGCCAGAGGTTAAACAATCGCTTAACTTCGATAACGTTGGGCAAAAATTAGTCCATTATAAACCAAACGAAGACGTAAAAACGTTGCAGCTTGATTTCACTATCAAGAACAACTCAAGCGCGTTTGCGGTTAAACCGAATTATTTCATTACATACCTTCTAAGTAATGAAATGGCTGGCAGCCCTGCTCAAGTACTAAAAGATAAAGGCTTAATCTCATCGTTAAGTGCATTCGCGACACCAAATAGTTATGGCAACTACGGGACATTGCAGATTGATATTCAGTTAACCGATGAGGGCTTAAAGCAACGCGAGTTAATTACAGGTACGGTACTTGATTATATCGATATGATCCGTGATAAAGGCGTCGATAGCCGTTACTTCAAGGAAATCCAAACGTCGCTAAATAATCAATTTAGATTTTTAGAAAAAGGCGATGAGTTTGGTTACGTCAGTAACCTTGCGGATAGCATGCAGCATTACCCAATGAACCACGCTATCAATGCGAGCTACTACTATGCGCAGTTTGATGCTGATGCTGTTAAGGCCGTCTTGAAGCAATTAACACCTGAGCAAATGCGGGTATGGTATATCAGTAAAGGTGAACCTACTGATGCAAAACTACACTTCTATGATGGTGAATATCAGATTGTAGACTTAAAGCGTAGTGATTTTGATAAATGGAAAGAAGAAGCAAATTTCGATTTAGCACTTCCTAGTGTAAATACCTTGCTACCTGAAAACTTCGCACTGAAAACATCTGCGGATGATGCGAAAAAGGGCGTTCAGAAGGTTATTGATGCTGATGGCGTAACGGTTTGGCATGCTGCGAGTGAGCGTTTCTACCAACAGCCTAAAGGTAGTCTGAAAATTTACGTCAATAACCCAAGTGCATTAAAAGACATCAAAACTGAGGTTGCACTGTCGATTTGGGCTGACTTATACCGCTTGGATAAAGCAAAGTTAATGACAGAAGCGAGCATAGCGGGTATGCATCTTGGGCTGACTCCTGCAAATGGGATAATGCTAGATATTTCAGGTTTTACTGATAAGCAAGCTTTATTGATAAAGGATGCGCTCTCTGGCGTACGTATAGAAACGAATAAACGATCATTTGACCAAGCCATTGATCGTTACGTACGTGGCATTAAAAACCAAGAAAAAGAATTCCCATTCAGACAAGCTTTCGGTGTTTATCAAAAACTTATCCGTTCAGGAAGTTATGATGATTCTGCATTGATATCAGCAGCTAAATCTTTGACTCTGGCCGACTTAGATAAAGTGCAAGATCAAATTCTGACGAATAACCAAGTTCGTGTTTTTGCCTATGGCAACTACGACAAAGCCGATTTGCAAACAGTAAAAGAGACGCTCGACAATGCGCTGCCCAAACGCCAAAAAGTGACTGAGTACGCACGTGCTAAATATTGGCAACCAGAGCAAAAGCAGACACTTGTATGGCAGCAAGACATTGATGTTGCCGATGTTGCTGTGATCGATTTTGCAGTGCACCCAATCAAAGGCTATGCGCAAAAGGCGGCGGCGATGGTGCTTCAAGGGCACTTAAGAACGGCGGCATTTGAACGTCTGAGAACCGAAGAGCAGCTAGCGTATGCGGTTGGTGCAACGAGTGTCGCTATTGACGAATATTCAGCGCTAGGCTTCTATATTCAAACACCGGTAAAAGATGCTAAAAGCATGCAAGCTCGCTTTGACGCGTATAAAGATGAATACGCTAAAGACTTAGCCGCGTTAGACGGGGCAACGTTTGAGCAGTTAAAAAATGCAGTGTTAGTCTCATTAACCGAAGAGCCAAAAAACCTTTCTGAAGAACTACAACCATTAATAGGCGATTGGTTCAAAGAAAATATGGCGTTTGACTCCGAAGCTAAGTTAATCGCTGCAGTTAAAGCGGTCACATTAGAAGATATTAAAGCGTACTATCAGCAAACTGTAATGAACACCGATGCTGCTAGATTAAATATTCAATTACGCGGTGCTAAGTTCCAAGCTGAGCCGTTTGCAGATTTACCGAAGCAAACTAAGCTAGACTCAGTTGAGCAAATGTATAAAAACGTCAAGTTCCAACAGTAA
- the pqiB gene encoding intermembrane transport protein PqiB has translation MTTQADIEDKPKFSVIWIIPIIALLITGWMLYQHQANKGHTIFIKMTDADGIIAGKTEVRVKSVKVGLVESLKLELAQNAVIAKVRILQPYRDLLAEDSSFWVVKPRIDESGISGMNTLLSGVYIELSPGDAKTRSSIFTLMDEPALIGSEVQGKRYQLVASDAEVLDVGSSIFFRNYKVGQVESAHFSVESLKMEYGIFIYSPYDTLITDNAIFWISSGIDFKLSTEGVEVSTGSLAKMIKGGISVDYPPTMPSGTAALENKTYALHKNFAMALEQRFDHFDYYLIEFEQSIRGLRAGAPIEYRGMRIGTIEQVPATGVSDDRPLYFQQNNTSVPVLVKIEYGRIYEDAQLAQTYWSENIDKWISSGLRASLKSGNLLTGAVYIELDFYPSAEVVSSNKTTIYPVLPSVPSGITALSEQVTSLLNKLNGLPLETTVKELEGALQQHRLLAMEMNQLVESINNNNITDKVGGNLTSLKDTLSQLTSSLKQFEQTMTQYQKGSGVMDQLSNTLEELESLSNRLKPISKGLNEQPNMLIFNKESGTDPLPRKK, from the coding sequence ATGACTACTCAAGCTGATATAGAAGACAAACCAAAGTTTTCAGTGATATGGATTATTCCAATTATCGCGTTGCTCATCACAGGCTGGATGTTATATCAACATCAGGCAAATAAAGGCCACACTATTTTTATAAAAATGACTGACGCAGATGGCATTATTGCCGGCAAAACTGAAGTGAGAGTAAAAAGCGTTAAGGTCGGGTTAGTCGAGTCATTAAAGCTTGAGTTAGCGCAAAATGCAGTGATTGCAAAAGTTAGGATTTTACAACCCTACCGTGATTTATTGGCTGAAGACTCTTCTTTTTGGGTAGTAAAACCTAGAATTGATGAATCCGGCATCTCAGGCATGAATACGCTACTCTCTGGAGTATATATAGAGCTCTCCCCTGGTGATGCAAAAACACGTTCGAGCATATTCACCTTAATGGATGAACCTGCATTAATTGGCTCAGAGGTGCAAGGAAAGCGCTACCAACTCGTGGCTTCAGATGCTGAAGTATTAGACGTTGGCTCCAGTATTTTTTTCCGCAATTATAAAGTGGGTCAGGTTGAGTCTGCGCACTTTAGTGTCGAAAGCTTAAAAATGGAATATGGTATTTTTATCTATTCGCCATACGATACCCTTATCACAGACAACGCTATTTTCTGGATTAGTTCCGGCATTGATTTTAAACTATCAACGGAAGGTGTTGAAGTGTCGACAGGATCGCTAGCAAAGATGATCAAGGGCGGGATTTCTGTTGACTATCCACCAACTATGCCAAGCGGCACTGCGGCGCTCGAAAACAAAACCTACGCCTTACACAAAAACTTTGCAATGGCTTTAGAGCAACGTTTTGATCACTTTGATTACTATCTCATTGAGTTTGAGCAATCAATTCGAGGACTTCGAGCTGGCGCACCAATTGAATATAGAGGTATGCGAATTGGTACGATAGAGCAAGTTCCTGCGACTGGTGTTAGCGACGATAGACCTTTATACTTTCAACAAAATAACACTTCTGTGCCTGTATTGGTTAAAATTGAGTACGGCCGCATTTACGAAGATGCACAGCTTGCACAAACATATTGGTCAGAAAATATAGACAAATGGATTAGCAGCGGCCTTAGAGCGTCACTAAAAAGTGGCAATTTGTTAACAGGTGCGGTATATATAGAGTTAGACTTTTATCCAAGTGCAGAAGTCGTTAGTTCAAACAAAACGACTATTTATCCAGTATTACCTAGCGTTCCGAGCGGTATTACAGCACTTTCTGAACAGGTCACAAGCTTACTGAACAAGTTAAATGGGTTACCTCTTGAAACAACTGTTAAGGAACTAGAAGGTGCCCTTCAGCAACACAGGTTACTAGCAATGGAAATGAATCAACTCGTAGAGTCTATCAATAATAACAATATAACAGACAAGGTTGGCGGTAATTTAACGAGCTTAAAAGATACGTTAAGCCAGCTCACATCAAGCTTGAAGCAATTTGAGCAAACCATGACTCAGTACCAAAAAGGTTCAGGTGTTATGGATCAACTTAGTAATACCCTTGAAGAACTTGAAAGTTTGTCAAATCGCTTAAAGCCTATTTCTAAAGGGTTGAATGAGCAACCGAATATGCTTATTTTCAATAAAGAGAGCGGTACAGATCCACTCCCAAGGAAAAAATAG
- the ushA gene encoding bifunctional UDP-sugar hydrolase/5'-nucleotidase UshA, translated as MRNLLIFSTALLLSACHFSSPKQSQQAEYLTVLHTNDNHGRFWQNEKGEYGMAARKTLIDQLKSDAEKAGHAVILLSGGDINTGVPESDLQFAEPDFKGMSKLGYDAMAIGNHEFDNTRDVLAKQIEWANFPVLSANILDNTNQMPAYEPYTIIERAGLTIAVLGLTTIDTVKIANPKHVHGLTFIEPLAATENWVPKIKAKYQPDMMIAVTHMGHYHGANHGINAPGDVTLARQLPTGMLDLIVGGHSQEPVCVNDNGNEDTAFAPGKACKPDNQNGVWIMQAHEWGKYVGKAVFRLDGDTKTLISYNLIPVNLKDKAGSVIGETIQEDPQMLAFLKPFQEKGQAQIAGAVGYVDSFLDGRRSTVRFKQSNLADLIINAQMAAVEADFGIISGGGIRDSIEQGDVSYKDVLKVHPFKNRITYIDWKASDLIDYLNIVTKFPPDSGAYLQFHHITFDIKNDKVTNVRIAGEPLTDGKTYRMSVNSYNASGGDGYPKINHLPEYTATDLTDAQVLKDYFQKNSPIKAVDL; from the coding sequence ATGCGCAACTTACTTATTTTTTCAACGGCTTTGCTATTATCAGCATGCCACTTTTCCTCCCCTAAGCAGTCGCAACAAGCAGAATACTTAACCGTATTACACACCAACGATAATCATGGTCGTTTTTGGCAAAATGAAAAAGGTGAATATGGTATGGCTGCCAGAAAAACCTTAATTGACCAATTAAAAAGTGATGCCGAAAAAGCTGGACATGCCGTTATATTGCTTTCTGGAGGCGATATAAACACGGGTGTACCGGAATCTGATTTACAGTTTGCCGAACCTGATTTTAAAGGAATGAGTAAACTCGGTTATGATGCCATGGCAATTGGTAACCATGAATTTGACAACACTCGGGATGTACTAGCCAAACAAATTGAGTGGGCAAACTTCCCAGTACTGTCAGCAAATATTCTTGATAATACAAATCAAATGCCAGCATACGAGCCTTACACAATTATTGAGCGTGCAGGATTGACCATAGCTGTGCTTGGACTTACGACAATTGATACTGTTAAGATTGCCAATCCAAAACATGTTCATGGCCTTACTTTTATTGAGCCTTTAGCAGCCACAGAAAACTGGGTTCCTAAGATCAAAGCCAAATATCAGCCAGATATGATGATTGCTGTCACACACATGGGTCACTATCACGGTGCCAATCATGGGATCAATGCACCTGGTGATGTAACGCTCGCGCGCCAACTCCCGACAGGCATGCTTGACTTGATAGTCGGTGGACACTCTCAAGAGCCGGTCTGTGTCAACGACAATGGTAACGAGGATACCGCTTTCGCTCCTGGCAAAGCATGTAAGCCAGATAATCAAAACGGTGTTTGGATTATGCAAGCACATGAATGGGGTAAGTATGTGGGTAAAGCCGTTTTTAGACTAGATGGTGATACCAAAACTTTGATTAGCTACAACTTAATCCCAGTAAACTTAAAAGATAAAGCCGGCTCTGTGATTGGTGAAACAATTCAAGAAGACCCGCAAATGCTTGCTTTTTTAAAGCCTTTTCAAGAAAAAGGACAAGCTCAAATTGCTGGTGCTGTGGGATATGTTGATAGTTTCTTAGATGGGCGTCGCAGTACGGTTAGATTTAAGCAAAGCAACCTTGCAGATCTTATCATTAACGCGCAAATGGCGGCTGTTGAAGCTGACTTTGGCATTATCAGCGGTGGCGGGATCCGAGATAGTATTGAGCAAGGTGATGTCAGCTACAAAGATGTGCTAAAAGTTCACCCATTTAAAAATCGTATTACTTATATAGACTGGAAGGCCAGCGACCTAATTGATTACTTAAACATTGTCACTAAGTTCCCACCCGACTCTGGTGCTTACTTACAGTTCCACCATATTACGTTTGATATCAAAAACGATAAGGTAACCAATGTTCGCATAGCGGGCGAGCCATTAACTGACGGTAAGACCTACCGCATGAGTGTGAATAGTTATAACGCATCTGGTGGTGACGGCTATCCAAAAATTAACCATCTTCCCGAATATACCGCTACAGATCTAACTGATGCACAGGTCTTAAAAGATTATTTCCAAAAGAATAGTCCAATAAAGGCAGTGGATTTATAA
- a CDS encoding MAPEG family protein, with amino-acid sequence MPTSIYLLLAALFLQTLLTLVIMVIMGKRRFKAAREKQIQFDQFKTMALDNAPEEVILASRNFTNQFEIPVLFFVVSLAALAMKLVTLWFSIFALLFVISRIVHAYVHIGSNHVRTRFRLYLAGCAFIVLQWSTLILTLI; translated from the coding sequence ATGCCAACATCCATTTATCTACTGCTCGCCGCGCTATTTTTACAAACTCTGCTGACCTTAGTCATTATGGTCATTATGGGTAAACGTCGATTTAAAGCTGCACGAGAGAAACAGATCCAGTTTGATCAGTTCAAAACCATGGCGCTGGACAATGCGCCTGAAGAGGTCATTCTGGCATCCAGAAACTTTACTAATCAATTCGAAATTCCCGTGTTGTTTTTTGTTGTTTCTCTTGCCGCACTCGCAATGAAACTCGTCACTTTGTGGTTCAGTATCTTCGCCCTACTGTTTGTAATTAGTCGTATTGTACATGCCTATGTTCATATCGGTAGTAATCATGTTAGAACGCGTTTTCGCCTCTACCTTGCTGGTTGCGCCTTCATTGTATTGCAGTGGTCCACGTTAATTTTAACACTTATATAA
- a CDS encoding PhnD/SsuA/transferrin family substrate-binding protein codes for MSNINTLKIHVPIKSLALDVLVRACEDEVVTRQYGQVKVYWGGSLAEQIEFLAKGIADLILTKDNIMSALMAESTHSYKPVIGYPAYSAFFISNTEKPKLSKSYFLDKKIGLLDYPTSRSGHILPKSAFKELDIDINALDITYLSSHQALRDRLAAGEVDIIASYWSEEDEQRFSKNYITPIANNVSGSKWYLKMNNNNTDLACAMQGIINQVAQLRTSSYFDKVDRYWQCEALPYGFIGEEDGS; via the coding sequence GTGTCTAATATCAACACGTTAAAAATACATGTCCCGATTAAAAGTCTCGCGTTAGACGTATTAGTTAGAGCGTGTGAAGATGAAGTGGTCACTAGGCAATATGGGCAGGTGAAAGTGTATTGGGGAGGAAGTCTCGCTGAGCAAATAGAGTTTCTTGCAAAGGGGATCGCCGATCTTATTTTAACGAAAGACAACATCATGTCGGCTTTGATGGCTGAATCAACGCATAGTTATAAGCCTGTTATCGGGTATCCGGCTTATTCCGCCTTTTTTATCTCAAACACAGAAAAACCTAAATTATCTAAATCGTATTTCTTAGATAAAAAAATAGGTTTGCTTGACTATCCAACAAGTCGCTCTGGCCACATATTACCAAAAAGTGCGTTTAAAGAGCTAGATATCGATATCAATGCGCTCGATATTACCTATTTAAGCTCGCATCAAGCGCTCCGCGATCGGTTAGCTGCTGGCGAGGTTGATATTATTGCTTCTTATTGGTCCGAAGAAGATGAGCAGCGGTTTTCGAAGAATTACATTACGCCAATTGCAAATAATGTTAGTGGCAGTAAATGGTATTTAAAAATGAACAACAATAACACTGATTTAGCTTGTGCAATGCAGGGAATTATTAACCAGGTGGCTCAATTAAGAACATCTAGTTACTTTGATAAAGTAGATAGATACTGGCAATGTGAAGCCTTACCTTATGGCTTTATCGGAGAAGAAGATGGAAGTTAG
- a CDS encoding S1/P1 nuclease, whose product MLRKSLSLLFAVGMTITTSSAHAWGQNGHRIIGELAETHLTEQTRVAIQPLLEGDSLAEISNWADEMRSDPSTFWRKQSAKWHYINIDNPKAMHEHVHADLNDKEKVKHILDGIYYSINTLKSESKSIDEKRFAFRFLVHLVGDSHQPFHAGRAKDRGGNMIKVKFFGSDSNLHSTWDTKLIENENLSFTEFTRFIQTTNNEIIAEYLDSSPADWLLESNNIAEKVYNSNETEISYGYIYKYMPTIKFRLQQGGIRLAGLLNQIFDPNSKPLVSSLKSANKITVNH is encoded by the coding sequence ATGTTACGTAAAAGCTTGTCATTACTTTTCGCTGTGGGGATGACTATAACGACGTCAAGTGCGCACGCTTGGGGTCAAAATGGTCATAGGATCATTGGTGAATTGGCTGAAACACATTTAACCGAGCAGACTCGCGTTGCGATTCAACCTTTATTAGAAGGCGACTCTCTGGCTGAAATTTCGAATTGGGCAGATGAGATGCGTTCGGATCCAAGCACATTTTGGCGTAAACAATCTGCGAAGTGGCATTACATCAATATCGACAACCCAAAAGCAATGCACGAGCATGTTCATGCCGATTTGAATGACAAAGAAAAAGTAAAACACATCCTAGATGGCATCTACTACTCCATTAATACGCTAAAATCAGAATCTAAATCAATTGATGAAAAGCGTTTTGCATTTCGTTTCCTAGTTCACCTTGTAGGTGACAGCCATCAACCGTTTCACGCAGGTCGCGCCAAAGACCGTGGCGGTAACATGATTAAAGTAAAGTTTTTTGGCAGTGATTCAAACTTACACAGCACTTGGGACACCAAATTAATCGAAAATGAGAATCTTTCATTTACCGAATTTACACGTTTTATTCAAACCACAAATAATGAAATAATTGCTGAATACTTAGACAGCTCGCCAGCAGATTGGTTGCTTGAATCAAATAATATTGCTGAAAAAGTTTATAACAGCAATGAAACTGAAATAAGTTACGGTTACATTTATAAATATATGCCAACAATTAAATTTAGGCTGCAACAAGGTGGCATTAGATTAGCTGGCTTATTAAACCAAATTTTCGATCCTAATTCTAAACCGCTGGTTTCATCACTGAAGTCAGCAAATAAAATAACAGTTAACCATTAG